One Paracidovorax avenae ATCC 19860 genomic region harbors:
- a CDS encoding phosphatidate cytidylyltransferase, whose protein sequence is MLVTRILTAIVLLAILLPALFAGSVVPFAAVVLVLIAAGGWEWGRLQGLGQPASLAVGAACVLLCAASWAAGWTERPLPWLWAAAGAGWVLCGAWLLRHGVEGWPRIPHPVRLAGGVLALWLAWLAAVQARTIGINFLLSVLVLVWVADIFAYFAGRAFGLRFTRSKLAPSISPGKSWEGVWGGMAGVIVLAVAWAAADGASQALVPSFYTRLAAKGWWLLVIGAVFMACMSVVGDLVESLVKRSVGAKDSSRLLPGHGGVLDRVDALLPTLPLAMMLTHFAVP, encoded by the coding sequence ATGCTGGTGACGCGCATCCTCACGGCCATCGTCCTGCTGGCCATCCTGCTGCCGGCACTCTTCGCCGGCTCGGTCGTGCCTTTCGCGGCTGTGGTGCTGGTGCTCATTGCCGCCGGCGGCTGGGAATGGGGGCGGCTGCAGGGCCTGGGCCAGCCGGCGTCCCTGGCGGTAGGCGCGGCCTGCGTGCTGCTCTGCGCCGCGAGCTGGGCGGCAGGCTGGACGGAGCGTCCGCTGCCCTGGCTCTGGGCCGCCGCCGGTGCTGGCTGGGTGCTGTGCGGCGCCTGGCTGCTGCGCCATGGCGTGGAGGGCTGGCCGCGCATCCCGCATCCCGTGCGCCTGGCCGGCGGGGTGCTGGCCCTCTGGCTGGCGTGGCTGGCCGCCGTGCAGGCGCGCACCATCGGCATCAACTTCCTGCTGTCCGTGCTGGTCCTGGTCTGGGTCGCGGACATCTTCGCCTATTTCGCCGGCCGGGCGTTCGGCCTGCGCTTCACGCGTTCCAAGCTGGCACCGTCCATCAGCCCCGGCAAGAGCTGGGAAGGCGTCTGGGGCGGCATGGCCGGCGTGATCGTGCTCGCCGTGGCCTGGGCAGCGGCCGATGGCGCTTCGCAGGCCCTGGTCCCGAGCTTCTACACGCGGCTGGCCGCCAAGGGCTGGTGGCTGCTGGTCATCGGCGCGGTGTTCATGGCCTGCATGAGCGTGGTGGGTGATCTCGTCGAATCGCTGGTCAAGCGCAGCGTGGGCGCCAAGGACAGCAGCCGGCTGCTGCCCGGCCACGGCGGCGTGCTCGACCGCGTGGATGCGCTGCTGCCCACGCTGCCCCTGGCCATGATGCTCACCCATTTCGCTGTCCCATGA